From one Streptomyces spiramyceticus genomic stretch:
- the dapA gene encoding 4-hydroxy-tetrahydrodipicolinate synthase, giving the protein MAPISTPQTPFGRVLTAMITPFTADGALDLDGAQRLAAHLVDAGNDGLIVNGTTGESPTTSDAEKNDLVRAVLEAVGDRAHVVAGIGTNDTRHSIELARTAEQTGAHGLLAVTPYYNKPPQEGLFQHFTAIADSTGLPVMLYDIPGRSGVPINTETIVRLAEHPRIVANKDAKGDLGRSSWAIAQSGLAWYSGDDMLNLPLLSVGAVGFVSVVGHVVTPELRALLEAHLSGDVRKATEIHQRLLPVYTGMFRTQGVITTKAALTLQGLPAGPLRLPLVELTPEESAQLKRDLTAGGVQI; this is encoded by the coding sequence ATGGCTCCGATCTCCACTCCGCAGACCCCCTTCGGGCGGGTCCTCACCGCCATGATCACGCCCTTCACGGCGGACGGCGCACTCGACCTCGACGGCGCCCAGCGTCTTGCCGCCCACCTGGTGGACGCAGGCAACGACGGGCTGATCGTCAACGGCACCACTGGCGAGTCGCCGACCACCAGCGACGCGGAGAAAAACGACCTGGTGCGGGCCGTACTGGAAGCGGTCGGAGACCGGGCCCACGTCGTGGCCGGAATCGGCACCAACGACACCCGCCACAGCATCGAGCTGGCCCGCACCGCCGAGCAGACCGGCGCCCACGGCCTCCTCGCCGTGACGCCGTACTACAACAAGCCCCCGCAAGAGGGGCTGTTCCAGCACTTCACGGCCATTGCAGACAGCACCGGCCTCCCGGTCATGCTCTACGACATCCCTGGCCGCAGCGGCGTCCCGATCAACACCGAGACGATCGTCCGGCTCGCCGAGCACCCGCGGATCGTGGCCAACAAGGACGCCAAGGGCGACCTCGGCCGCTCCAGCTGGGCCATCGCCCAGAGCGGCCTGGCCTGGTACTCCGGCGACGACATGCTCAACCTGCCGCTCCTTTCCGTCGGCGCGGTCGGCTTCGTCTCCGTCGTGGGCCACGTCGTCACGCCCGAGCTGCGCGCCCTCCTGGAGGCCCACCTCTCCGGCGACGTACGCAAGGCGACGGAGATCCACCAGCGGCTGCTCCCGGTCTACACGGGCATGTTCCGCACCCAGGGCGTCATCACCACCAAGGCCGCCCTCACCCTGCAGGGCCTGCCCGCCGGCCCGCTGCGCCTGCCCCTCGTGGAGCTCACGCCGGAGGAATCCGCGCAGCTCAAGAGGGACCTCACGGCCGGTGGCGTACAGATCTAG
- a CDS encoding ribonuclease J gives MSHPHPELGTPPKLPKGGLRVTPLGGLGEIGRNMTVFEYGGRLLIVDCGVLFPEEEQPGIDLILPDFTSIKDRLDDIEGIVLTHGHEDHIGGVPYLLRLKQDIPLIGSKLTLALIEAKLQEHRIRPYTLEVSEGHRERVGPFDCEFVAVNHSIPDALAVAIRTPAGMVVHTGDFKMDQLPLDRRLTDLPTFAKLGEEGIDLLLSDSTNAEVPGFVPPERDISNVLRTVFANAQKRIIVASFASHVHRIQQILDAAHEYGRRVAFVGRSMVRNMGIARDLGYLKVPAGLVVDVKTLDDLPDHEVVLVCTGSQGEPMAALSRMANRDHQIRIVQGDTVILASSLIPGNENAVYRVINGLTRWGANVIHKGNAKVHVSGHASAGELLYFYNICKPKNLMPVHGEWRHLRANAELGALTGVPKDHIVIAEDGVVVDLIDGRAKIVGKVQAGYVYVDGLSVGDVTETHLKDRRILGEEGFVSVFVVVDTTTGKIVGGPNFHARGSGIEDSAFSAVGPRIEEAIAKSASDGVIEPHQIQQLIRRTVGKWVSDTYRRRPMILPVVVEV, from the coding sequence TTGAGTCATCCGCATCCTGAACTCGGTACGCCGCCGAAGCTCCCGAAGGGCGGCCTGCGTGTAACCCCGCTCGGCGGTCTCGGCGAGATCGGCCGGAACATGACGGTCTTCGAGTACGGCGGCCGCCTGCTCATCGTCGACTGCGGTGTGCTCTTCCCCGAGGAGGAGCAGCCCGGAATCGACCTGATCCTGCCGGACTTCACGTCCATCAAGGACCGTCTCGACGACATCGAAGGCATCGTGCTCACGCACGGCCACGAGGACCACATCGGTGGCGTCCCCTACCTGCTCCGTCTGAAGCAGGACATCCCGCTGATCGGCTCCAAGCTGACCCTCGCCCTGATCGAGGCCAAGCTCCAGGAGCACCGCATCCGCCCGTACACCCTTGAGGTCAGTGAGGGCCACCGCGAGCGCGTCGGTCCCTTCGACTGCGAATTCGTGGCGGTCAACCACTCCATCCCGGACGCGCTGGCCGTCGCCATCCGCACCCCGGCAGGCATGGTCGTCCACACCGGCGACTTCAAGATGGACCAGCTCCCGCTGGACCGCCGCCTGACCGACCTCCCGACCTTCGCCAAGCTCGGTGAGGAAGGCATCGACCTCCTCCTCTCCGACTCGACGAACGCCGAGGTCCCGGGCTTCGTCCCGCCCGAGCGCGACATCTCGAACGTCCTGCGTACGGTCTTCGCGAACGCCCAGAAGCGCATCATCGTGGCCAGCTTCGCCAGCCACGTGCACCGCATCCAGCAGATCCTCGACGCCGCCCACGAGTACGGGCGCCGCGTCGCCTTCGTGGGCCGCTCGATGGTCAGGAACATGGGCATCGCCCGTGACCTGGGCTATCTCAAGGTCCCGGCCGGTCTCGTCGTCGACGTAAAGACCCTCGACGACCTCCCCGACCACGAGGTAGTCCTCGTCTGCACCGGCTCTCAGGGCGAACCGATGGCTGCGCTCTCCCGCATGGCCAACCGCGACCACCAGATCCGCATCGTCCAGGGCGACACCGTCATCCTGGCCTCGTCGCTCATCCCGGGCAACGAGAACGCGGTCTACCGGGTCATCAACGGCCTGACCCGCTGGGGCGCCAACGTCATCCACAAGGGCAACGCCAAGGTCCACGTCTCCGGCCACGCCTCCGCCGGCGAGCTGCTGTACTTCTACAACATCTGCAAGCCGAAGAACCTGATGCCGGTCCACGGCGAATGGCGCCACCTCCGCGCCAACGCCGAGCTGGGTGCCCTCACGGGTGTCCCCAAGGACCACATCGTCATCGCCGAGGACGGCGTGGTGGTCGACCTGATCGACGGCCGCGCGAAGATCGTCGGCAAGGTCCAGGCGGGCTATGTGTACGTCGACGGCCTTTCGGTCGGAGATGTCACCGAGACCCACCTCAAGGATCGCCGCATCCTCGGCGAGGAGGGCTTCGTCTCGGTCTTCGTCGTGGTGGACACCACCACAGGCAAGATCGTGGGCGGCCCGAACTTCCACGCCCGCGGCTCCGGCATCGAGGACTCGGCCTTCTCGGCCGTCGGCCCCCGGATCGAAGAGGCCATTGCCAAGTCGGCCTCCGACGGCGTCATCGAGCCGCACCAGATCCAGCAGCTCATCCGTCGCACGGTCGGCAAGTGGGTCTCCGACACCTACCGTCGGCGCCCGATGATCCTGCCTGTCGTAGTCGAGGTCTGA